In a single window of the Necator americanus strain Aroian chromosome X, whole genome shotgun sequence genome:
- a CDS encoding hypothetical protein (NECATOR_CHRX.G24848.T2): protein MNKLSFLTTDQIDDGDIRTRNLFNFERAFPLGSAELVCKTIGGVRYGGWQLVDDITPSDWMSSICNEKWAVSCSVIYGGVISKDDRLEKV from the exons ATGAACAAGTTGTCGTTCCTGACGACCGATCAGATTGATGATGGTGACATTAGGACGAGAAATTTGTTCAACTTTGAAAGGGCCTTTCCATTG GGCAGTGCTGAATTGGTCTGCAAAACTATCGGTGGCGTAAGATATGGTGGTTGGCAGTTGGTGGACGATATCACTCCAAGTGATTGGATGTCTTCCATATGCAACGAAAAATGGGCTGTATCCTGTAGTGTCATTTATGGTGGTGTTATAAGCAAAGACGATAGGTTGGAGAAAGTCTGA